A window of Micromonas commoda chromosome 13, complete sequence contains these coding sequences:
- a CDS encoding predicted protein — translation MGGLASIPRRSPDDDAVDGQNPAAGPSDRADSSGADAGAWKERRRRRRERRRAANELEARSHVRGDTAHWAKTAARHSREAVRTELRARMRLPWGGGERGDGGDGGDGGDDGNDGGDNKHLRVVIDLGMQHLMCDAEIKSTVTQLQCSYASVLNLAVDAVMARSPSRDDSPPPAAGDLLFTALERKRRAARRLVSAAGEECEPPRLMFSSLHGRIAAALAKDEGSARWPVTTSAEPFHEAASANGGARPIRSIIVLSPDAPAALTDPPSPEDVYVIGGLCDYKRIANATLDRAAAFGVEARRLPIEETLGTNLNVNILTVNQTCECLFRARLNGGDWGEALSAVLPRRKMEDVEETRRRRGEGR, via the coding sequence ATGGGAGGCCTGGcgtcgatcccgcgccggtccccggacgacgacgccgtcgacggccaAAACCCCGCCGCAGGTCCAAGCGACCGCGCCGACTCGTCCGGCGCAGATGCCGGCGCGTGGAAGGAgcgccggaggcggcggcgcgagaggagacgcgccgcgaacgagctcgaggctcgGTCGCACGTGCGGGGAGACACCGCGCACTGGGCCaagaccgcggcgaggcactcgcgcgaggcggtgcgCACGGAACTGAGGGCGCGCATGCGATTGCCTTGGGGCGGAGGggagcggggcgacgggggcgacgggggcgacggaggcgacgatgggaacgacgggggcgacaaTAAACATCTGAGGGTGGTGATCGACCTCGGGATGCAACACCTCATGTGCGACGCCGAGATCAAGAGCACGGTGACGCAGCTGCAGTGCTCCTACGCGTCCGTGCTCAacctcgcggtggacgccgtgaTGGCGAGATCCCCGTCCCGCGACGATTCGcctccccccgcggcgggcgacttGCTCTTCACCGCGTTGGAGCGAAAGCGACGAGCGGCTCGTCGGCtcgtgtcggcggcgggtgaggaatgcgaaccgccgcggctgatgTTCTCGTCCCTTCACGGgaggatcgcggcggcgctggcgaaggACGAGGGGAGCGCGAGGtggccggtgacgacgagcgcggaacCCTTCCACGaagccgcgtcggcgaatggaggagctcgacccATCCGATCCATCATCGTGCTGTCGCCGGATGCGCCTGCGGCTCTGAccgacccgccgtcgccggaggacGTCTACGTCATCGGCGGCCTCTGCGACTACAAGCGcatcgcgaacgcgacgctggaccgcgcggcggcgttcggcgtcgaggccaGGCGCTTGCCCATAGAGGAGACGCTGGGCACCAACCTCAACGTGAACATCCTCACCGTGAACCAGACGTGCGAGTGCCTTTTCAGGGCGAGGCTCAACGGCGGGGACTGGGGTGAGGCGTTGAGTGCGGTGCTGCCGAGGCGGAAGATGGAGGATGTGGAggagacgcggcggagacggggCGAGGGTCGATGA
- a CDS encoding laminin-type egf-like protein (smart00281, LamB, Laminin B domain; .), producing the protein MPRLALVLAILACAVPLAGGARPPEVVLDASASATGATLRASFTEGDAPIRLTSDALLAGVEGGAPLTRALVKIANPTDAPVEHLGIDDVYAGWYERHGAPFADAVRDVARETSGPGVDLAAVAATAADPASWIGRVTVTIRPDVGELDITAPLVRGEELLDAMAAPTTHAIREALRHVTYRHGGKRPDTATRGISFAVTDARGATSAPAAFLVDIVSVNDPPVLDLNGLHRPGVGYASTMGEHERVLGVAMADADLHVGDPDGTLIVRGRVAYDPTGTRHLSGLSEFDFPDGDAESVTLNTRGTSVTGAWDKQTRAFELTGPDTVDAYRRILASARYVNRGQLRVIDTQAPPTKELGFTAGVRKFTFEVEDVDGAVTRAVAEVLVSEIVRVGDPTRDELQRTPEECSGAGYRDAEDELGTGDPETCVCDPGFEGDECEIHPCGYRGTLVFLDPATGEKTCECVDKFSGDVCDVECSGNGKYDEDSGECECEKGWAGILCDAKCDGCDGEFGVCSLTAFSASTWQPDTQEYLLVDTVCSCVDDYMGANCTIPCPCAKGGFGRGTCAVDLVKLESGEYPDETLGVCICQDGYVGADCTIPCPSCTSGQGTCRPPVGYEDGVGATLLELAGTYAGSTLTAKVFETTVNGTCACDASVENVFGGYGYAGDDCSVPCRPCDMGECQVDGTCRCFPGYSGWRCQDQCNGNGIILFPEFNETYTAADFDNLPLVPGNANYNSSGLFDVYELYGVSQTPTNDTSAYCACGYRRNADTDAVEPIPLNELPFNAENGQGYTGPFCDVPCDPCLATNGKCEYDGARGVCDCFKDAPNAKGSESKLLPAGTKGFGFVGPSCFYPCEPCFNGTCSSEPGSYGKCVCAPGFSDPACLIECGDPGMAYAFQEREDAAFGMTIGQISAGEVYIGSRGVVNLTGAEPGAGLQGTSVTCECDYMWTGPTCSHPCPYPYDEAHGEFIFIFVWAISMTWFFLTGICVVKDPADSDYGKPWTAEVVCEDGWTGLPEESLQLVSSAPSRGRNCSMPCFDCVHGACQDDGSCLCDYGYIWQGPLAATSDVGEREPISPFPELLYGPFYQERYHTCAAKHPCNMNGELFNATCGPNGGNGFVDNLTAWTVLDADGNGGYGCTGVIVNGTQCVDENTGAPAPNLFSMAYAVWDTFVSNFVRTDQSKRLFDQWGQVQGGYCDVDDVDLVEGQPFHGGYCVCDSIRNARFEHPSAKGFESKGYDYYFQGWAGDRCEIPCAPCSENGLCNAQTGECDCFEGWAGFRCLTPCEPCDHGTCQYDGTCLCDGTRRLQEGTYALRLTRDPFYVERGEHVYEVQGEKRSRYVHPVYMHTYDLEDYVWELEYECPNRAECRDRTPDTHLPTRPNETYFRYTTPNIIEVLKVNDELKELQAYRDSLVTDVEGVPGSMEDDEVCEYTDVTNVVEKGKCLEKMRDKLFGRTTRGCGTEWDSIRPWDCDDVVKSHFVRERNLELGKVEVMSMKSVQSTEAENVWFANNVNERQRLINTMTRGRFNASTGAFETIRDPDYHMIWIVHQLIHGVTSGDGYTGWQCSVKCEECDPDHGTCQYDGTCECAEGWYGPSCNRRCDCYRHVAVKNALELRDQTEDVMLEAVESHSGFPIQPHGTCQRDGSCRCYADPDGTQWTGRDCFTRCKPCSHGRCRSDGECECELGWTGESCDTPRFVQCFPCDFEHGMCLSDGTCKCLRGYTGYDCSLKCSPCVHGDCQMDGQCYCRPGWTLPDCSKKIWDGGVIRSDFSLSAEGWRVHNNSCPGTFEYVEGAEMDHGTEGAATIRGRCLGDGDGDGDSGLEWDGASGFLYLTDRLPRDGPGEIAYFRAPAKFLGDKLDDAYNATLAYELYLAGGGDPFRNAAATPTTPHEPGSDAEQSPDVILVGGKPRHKVELPPWDIWDKHSVYEWSRENFPELPLNVRWSKDRLVRTVEAYLDTPQVVLGIRALRVPHYPPETCVAEHCSVNFNFDLIETAGWFNMHTIPQGFGWSDVDPGDGDERGDREARDFVYQTDGTEYVGKKAGAPYDPFAGVTREQFSTGGSTGVPTPDPRATVGTRGDGGEPTFIWERGDGASVPNRGNPDLATVLQSVADAGGDPTSTRAVLAAIADPFKPGYDWQKPGAQGAYPPGRYPGGGGFAGTWSNSENHPSSNDGGWRSARRGDERRRWDVLPEVYEAVARNRASRVGLPASFSDMAWCLSSLTEVLIRADYYGDDLYRKSAERFAATNAMGPGETVRLDHVMIAKKDPYVDPEHWLALEFAAFMRWIDRYSRDYSVKYLSDYFADYNETLRLSICSGNGAYKDGDPALGCVCYENWLGEACELACPACVNGVCAPGPVAADGNATAVCECDEGWAGTLCDVECPPCDYTRSKCSTDEAGQPSCVCDAGYGGAYCQLDCPPCDYEVSSCGSATYIGEFPGTAATCACDDPTQRTGILCELVCPQPNCGNGACAHALEGRSYDDTTVQQRAGDNAFCRCDSGWVGPFCDDPCPGGLNHPTIPGPEPCLGRGECALGSSGTAVCNCVTGYIGQSCDQAIGVCGDGLVNPGEECDDGNADNLDGCDNGACRGAT; encoded by the exons ATGCCCCGGCTCGCTCTGGTgctcgcgatcctcgcgtgcgcggtACCcctcgcgggtggcgcgcgacCCCCCGAGGTTGtcctcgacgcctccgcgagcgcgaccggcgcgacgctgcGCGCGTCCTtcaccgagggcgacgctCCGATTCGTTTGACGtccgacgcgctcctcgcgggcgtcgagggcggcgccccgctgacgcgcgcgctggtGAAGATCGCCAACCCcacggacgcgcccgtcgaacacctcggcatcgacgacgtctACGCCGGCTGGTACGAACGACacggcgcgccgttcgcggacgccgtccgcgacgtcgcgcgggagacgagCGGACcgggcgtcgacctcgccgccgtcgccgcaaccgcggcggacccggcgtcgtggaTCGGGCGCGTCACCGTGACGATCCGGCCCGACGTTGGGGAGTTGGACATCACCGCGCctctcgtgcgcggcgaagaactcctcgacgccatggCCGCCCCGACCACCCACGCCATCCGCGAAGCCCTGCGTCACGTCACCTACCGCCACGGAGGCAAGCGCCCGgacaccgcgacgcgaggcatctccttcgccgtcaccgacgcgcgcggcgcgacgtccgcaCCCGCAGCGTTCCTCGTCGACATCGTCTCAGTCAACGACCCGCCCGTGCTCGACCTCAACGGCTTACACCGACCGGGCGTGGGGTACGCGTCCACGATgggcgagcacgagcgcgtgTTGGGggtggcgatggcggacgcggatTTACACGTGGGCGACCCCGACGGAACTCTCAtcgtccgcggccgcgtgGCGTACGatccgacggggacgcgacACCTGAGCGGACTTTCCGAGTTTGACTTTCCAGACGGAGACGCCGAGTCGGTGACGCTGAACACGCGGGGAACGTCGGTGACCGGCGCGTGGGACAAACAAACGCGGGCGTTCGAGCTCACCGGACCGGACACCGTGGACGCGTACCGGCGCATACTCGCGTCGGCTCGGTACGTCAACCGCGGACAGCTCCGGGTGATTGACACgcaggcgccgccgacgaaggaGCTGGGGTTCACCGCGGGTGTTCGAAAGTTTACCTTCGAGGTTGAGGatgtcgacggcgcggtgacgcgcgcggtggccgagGTGCTCGTCAGCGAaatcgtccgcgtcggggacCCGACCCGGGACGAGCTGCAGCGGACGCCCGAGGAGTGCAGCGGGGCGGGGTacagggacgcggaggacgagttGGGCACCGGAGATCCGGAGACTTGCGTGTGCGATCCGGGTTTCGAAGGCGACGAGTGCGAGATTCACCCGTGCGGATACCGCGGAACGCTGGTGTTTTTGGACCCCGCGACGGGGGAAAAGACGTGCGAGTGCGTGGACAAGTTCTCCGGGGACGTGTGCGACGTGGAGTGCAGCGGTAACGGTAAATACGACGAGGACAGCGGCGAGTGTGAGTGCGAAAAAGGATGGGCGGGGATACTCTGCGACGCGAAGTGCGACGGCTGCGACGGCGAGTTCGGGGTCTGTTCGCTGACGGCGTTTTCAGCCTCCACGTGGCAGCCGGACACGCAGGAGTACCTGCTGGTGGACACGGTGTGCTCGTGCGTGGACGATTACATGGGCGCCAACTGCACCATCCCTTGTCCGTGCGCCAAGGGCGGCTTCGGCAGAGGAACCTGCGCGGTGGATTTAGTAAAGCTCGAGAGCGGCGAATACCCCGACGAAACCCTCGGCGTTTGCATCTGCCAGGACGGGTACGTGGGCGCCGACTGCACGATACCGTGCCCGTCGTGTACATCGGGCCAAGGCACGTGTCGGCCCCCGGTTGGGTACGAGGATGGGGTCGGGGCGACGCTGTTGGAACTCGCGGGGACGTACGCGGGATCGACGTTAACCGCCAAAGTTTTTGAAACCACCGTCAACGGCAcgtgcgcgtgcgacgcgagcgtcgagaACGTCTTTGGCGGTTACGGatacgccggcgacgactgCTCGGTGCCGTGCCGGCCGTGCGACATGGGCGAGTGCCAGGTGGACGGAACGTGCCGGTGCTTTCCCGGATACTCCGGGTGGCGGTGCCAGGACCAGTGCAACGGCAACGGGATCATCCTCTTCCCCGAGTTCAACGAGACGTACACCGCCGCAGATTTCGATAACCTCCCGCTGGTCCCGGGCAACGCGAATTACAACTCCAGCGGCCTGTTCGACGTGTACGAGCTCTACGGCGTGTCGcagacgccgacgaacgACACGTCGGCGTATTGCGCGTGCGGGTACAGGCGAAACGCCGacaccgacgcggtggagccgATACCGTTGAACGAGCTGCCGTTCAACGCCGAAAACGGTCAGGGATACACCGGCCCGTTCTGCGACGTCCCGTGCGATCCGTGCCTCGCGACCAACGGCAAATGCGAgtacgacggcgcgcggggcgtgtGCGACTGCTTCAAGGACGCGCCCAACGCCAAGGGGTCGGAGAGTAAGCTTTTGCCCGCGGGGACGAAGGGGTTTGGATTTGTCGGGCCGTCGTGCTTTTATCCGTGCGAGCCGTGCTTCAACGGGACGTGCTCGTCCGAGCCCGGGTCGTACGGGAAGTGCGTGTGCGCGCCGGGTTTCTCCGATCCCGCGTGTCTGATCGAGTGCGGGGACCCGGGCATGGCGTACGCGTTTCAGGAGCGGGAGGATGCCGCGTTCGGCATGACCATCGGGCAGATCTCCGCGGGGGAGGTGTACatcggcagccgcggcgtcgttaACCTCACGGGCGCGGAACCCGGCGCGGGTTTGCAGGGCACCAGCGTGACGTGCGAGTGCGACTACATGTGGACCGGTCCCACGTGTTCGCACCCGTGCCCGTACCCgtacgacgaggcgcacggtgagtttattttcattttcgtatgggcaattagtatgacgtggttttttttaaCAGGGATATGCGTCGTGAAAGACCCGGCGGATTCCGACTACGGCAAGCCGTGGACCGCCGAGGTTGTGTGCGAAGACGGCTGGACGGGTTTGCCGGAGGAGTCGCTTCAGCTCGTgtccagcgcgccgagccgcgGTCGCAACTGCTCGATGCCGTGCTTCGACTGCGTCCACGGCGCGTGTCAGGACGACGGCAGCTGCCTCTGCGACTACGGGTACATATGGCAGGGGCCCCTGGCGGCGACTTCAGACGTGGGAGAGAGGGAACCCATCAGCCCGTTTCCGGAGCTGCTGTACGGACCGTTTTACCAGGAGAGGTACCacacgtgcgcggcgaagcaTCCGTGCAACATGAACGGCGAGCTGTTCAACGCGACGTGCGGCCCAAACGGCGGGAACGGTTTCGTCGATAACTTGACCGCCTGGACGGTTTTGGACGCCGACGGTAACGGCGGGTACGGATGCACCGGCGTCATCGTCAACGGAACGCAGTGCGTCGACGAAAACACCGGGGCTCCCGCGCCCAACCTGTTCTCGATGGCGTACGCGGTGTGGGACACGTTCGTGAGTAACTTTGTTCGCACGGACCAGTCGAAGCGGCTCTTCGACCAGTGGGGACAGGTGCAGGGGGGATActgcgacgtcgacgacgtcgacctcgtcgagggcCAACCGTTCCACGGGGGGTACTGCGTTTGCGATTCCATACGCAACGCGCGATTCGAACACCCGAGCGCCAAGGGTTTCGAGAGCAAGGGATACGACTACTACTTCCAGGGCTGGGCCGGGGATCGATGCGAGATTCCGTGCGCCCCCTGCAGCGAGAACGGCTTGTGCAACGCGCAGACTGGCGAGTGCGATTGCTTCGAGGGTTGGGCGGGGTTCCGGTGCCTCACGCCGTGCGAGCCGTGCGACCACGGCACGTGCCAGTACGACGGAACCTGTCTGTGCGACggcacgcggcggcttcaGGAGGGCACTTACGCCCTGCGCCTGACCCGCGACCCTTTTtacgtcgaacgcggcgagcacgtgTACGAGGTTCAGGGCGAGAAGAGGTCTCGTTACGTGCACCCGGTGTACATGCACACGTACGACTTGGAGGATTATGTCTGGGAGCTGGAGTACGAGTGCCCGAACCGCGCCGAGTGCCGCGATAGAACGCCGGATACGCACCTGCCGACGCGACCCAACGAGACGTACTTCCGGTACACCACCCCCAACATCATCGAGGTTCTCAAGGTTaacgacgagctcaaggagctccAGGCGTATCGAGACTCCCTCGTCACGGACGTGGAGGGCGTTCCGGGGTCCATGGAAGACGACGAAGTCTGCGAGTACACCGACGTGACCAACGTCGTGGAAAAGGGCAAGTGCTTGGAGAAGATGCGCGATAAGCTGTTCggccggacgacgcgggggtgcgGCACGGAGTGGGACTCGATCCGCCCGTGGGActgcgacgacgtcgtcaagTCGCACTTTGTCCGCGAACGcaacctcgagctcggcaagGTTGAGGTGATGTCGATGAAATCGGTGCAGTCCACCGAGGCTGAGAACGTGTGGTTCGCGAACAACGTCAACGAGCGACAGCGTCTGATAAACACGATGACGCGCGGCAGGTTCAACgcctcgacgggcgcgttcgagacGATTCGAGACCCGGACTACCACATGATCTGGATCGTGCATCAGCTCATCCACGGCGTCACCTCCGGGGATGGGTACACCGGCTGGCAGTGTTCGGTGAAGTGCGAGGAGTGCGACCCGGACCACGGGACGTGTCAGTACGACGGGACGTGCGAGTGCGCCGAAGGCTGGTACGGCCCGTCGTGCAACAGGCGGTGCGACTGTTACAGACACGTCGCCGTGAAAAACGCGTTGGAGTTGAGGGACCAGACGGAGGATGTCATGCTCGAGGCGGTTGAGTCGCACTCGGGTTTTCCCATTCAGCCGCACGGGACGTGCCAGCGGGATGGATCGTGCCGTTGCTACGCGGACCCCGACGGCACGCAGTGGACGGGCCGCGACTGCTTCACGAGGTGCAAGCCGTGCTCGCACGGGCGCTGccggagcgacggcgagtgcGAGTGCGAGTTGGGGTGGACCGGGGAGTCGTGCGATACCCCTCGATTCGTCCAGTGCTTCCCGTGCGATTTCGAGCACGGGATGTGCCTGTCTGACGGGACGTGCAAGTGCCTGAGGGGGTACACCGGGTACGACTGCTCGCTCAAGTGCTCCCCGTGCGTGCACGGGGACTGTCAGATGGACGGACAGTGCTACTGCCGACCGGGTTGGACGCTGCCCGACTGCTCCAAGAAGATTtgggacggcggcgtcatccgATCGGATTTTTCGCTGAGCGCCGAGGGATGGCGCGTGCACAACAACTCGTGCCCCGGGACGTTCGAGtacgtcgagggcgcggagatGGACCACGGcacggagggcgcggcgacgatccgcgGACGgtgcctcggcgacggcgacggcgacggcgattcCGGCCTCGAATGGGACGGCGCCTCGGGATTCCTCTACCTCACCGACAGGCTCCCGAGGGACGGTCCTGGCGAGATTGCGTACTttcgcgcccccgccaaGTTCCTCGGCGATAaactcgacgacgcgtacAACGCCACGCTGGCGTACGAGCTgtacctcgcgggcggcggggatccgTTTCgaaacgccgcggcgacgccgacgacgccgcacg AACCCGGAAGCGACGCGGAACAATCGCCGGATgtcatcctcgtcggggGCAAACCCCGGCACAAGGTGGAGCTGCCCCCGTGGGACATCTGGGACAAACACTCGGTGTACGAGTGGTCCAGAGAAAACTTCCCGGAGCTCCCGCTGAACGTTCGTTGGAGTAAAGACCGGCTGGTGCGAACCGTGGAGGCGTACCTCGACACGCCGCAAGTCGTCCTCGGCATCCGAGCTCTCCGAGTGCCGCACTACCCCCCCGAGacgtgcgtcgccgagcactgCTCCGTCAACTTCAACTTCGACCTGATCGAAACCGCGGGATGGTTCAACATGCACACGATCCCGCAGGGATTCGGGTGGTCGGACGTCGAtcccggcgatggcgacgagcgcggcgatcgcgaagctcgcgactTCGTGTATCAAACCGACGGGACCGAATACGTCGGGAAAAAGGCTGGCGCGCCGTACGACCCGTTCGCCGGCGTGACTCGCGAGCAGTTCAGCACCGGAGGGTCCACCGGAGTCCCAACCCCGGATCCGAGGGCGACGGTCGGCacgaggggcgacggcggcgagccgacGTTCATCTGGGaacggggcgacggcgcctccGTGCCGAACAGGGGCAACCCCGACCTGGCGACGGTGCTTCagtccgtcgccgacgccggcggggacccgacgtcgacgcgcgcggtcctGGCCGCCATAGCGGATCCGTTCAAGCCCGGGTACGACTGGCAAAAGCCCGGGGCGCAGGGAGCGTACCCTCCGGGACGataccccggcggcggcgggttcgccggcacg TGGAGCAACTCGGAGAATCACCCCAGCTCCAACGACGGCGGGTGGAGgtccgcgcgccgaggcgacgagcGCAGGCGTTGGGACGTCCTCCCAGAGGTGTACGAGGCCGTGGCACGGAACAGGGCGAGCCGGGTGGGGCTGCCCGCGAGCTTCAGCGACATGGCGTGGTGCCTGTCGTCGCTCACCGAGGTTTTGATCCGGGCGGATTACTACGGGGACGATTTGTACCGGAAATCAGCCGAGCGCTTCGCGGCTACGAACGCGATGGGACCCGGCGAGACGGTCCGTCTGGACCACGTGATGATCGCGAAGAAGGACCCGTACGTGGATCCGGAGCACTGGCTCGCGTTGGAGTTTGCGGCTTTCATGCGTTGGATCGATCGCTACAGTCGCGACTACTCCGTCAAGTACCTCTCCGACTACTTCGCCGACTACAACGAAACTTTGAGGCTGTCCATCTGCAGCGGCAACGGCGCGTACAAGGACGGCGACCCCGCGCTGGGGTGCGTCTGCTACGAGAACTGGCTCGGGGAGGCTTGCGAGCTCGCGTGCCCCGCGTGCGTCAACGGCGTCTGCGCCCCgggccccgtcgcggcggacggcaaCGCGACGGCTGTGTGCGAATGCGACGAGGGCTGGGCCGGGACCCTCTGCGACGTCGAGTGTCCCCCGTGCGATTACACCCGATCGAAATGTTCCACGGACGAGGCGGGCCAACCTTCGTGCGTGTGCGACGCCGGGTACGGCGGCGCGTACTGCCAGCTCGACTGCCCGCCGTGCGACTACGAAGTTTCGAGCTGCGGATCCGCCACCTACATCGGCGAATTTcccgggacggcggcgacgtgcgcttGCGACGATCCGACCCAACGGACGGGCATCCTGTGCGAGCTGGTGTGCCCGCAGCCCAACTGCGGcaacggcgcgtgcgcgcacgcgctcgaggggaGGTCCTATGACGACACCACGGTGCagcagcgcgcgggggatAACGCCTTTTGCCGGTGCGACTCCGGCTGGGTCGGCCCGTTTTGCGACGATCCGTGCCCCGGCGGGTTAAACCACCCGACGATCCCGGGGCCGGAGCCGTGTCTCGGCAGGGGTGAGTGCGCCCTCGGGTCGTCGGGCACCGCGGTGTGCAACTGCGTGACTGGGTACATCGGGCAATCGTGCGATCAGGCCATCGGCgtgtgcggcgacgggttGGTCAATCCCGGGGAGGAGTGCGACGACGGAAACGCCGATAACCTGGACGGGTGCGACAACGG AGCGTGCCGAGGAGCGACGTGA
- a CDS encoding predicted protein produces MDKKDAELAELRALVAKLRGEASEAQRERSKAEAKAWEWRRALRVSEKAAKDAAGLLRRRDETHTEELKRRENSVPEKTPEPRRTSWVPPGRTSVTSPKRTPPRASPRSSTRSVLSTPPSATRRSPGAAGGDEFGGGVLDPKPHPSTVESARLEAEELATRRRVREETGVDVFAPFGSPPAVDRDVAYGSRSTPSRRQLHLRSPHKPLAADAETASLRTECASLRIENERLARDVARWRAEAAAVADQARESERSTFTREQRRLEKALADADSKNRVLATEAKTLRDSRDDALASAVVQAGTEARVLRDELEAVSADLEGSRRDLSAAIAREDALQSRLAAHEIQLANYKSQSASAPNDDVDKERITRANARIAELTNALGEVEDERFELRRALEAHVTALVEAKVDSAELAGTVAELRKELARVNVRYQRAAARCAKMEAREVRGDAVARVGHRGSGRVGDDAANSPA; encoded by the coding sequence ATGGACAAAAAAGACGCCGAGCTGgcggagctccgcgcgctcgtcgccaagcTCAGGGGCGAAGCGAGcgaggcgcagcgcgagcggagcaaagccgaggccaaggcgtgGGAGTGGAGACGGGCGCTGCGAGTCTCGGAAAAGGCTGCGAAAGACGCGGCGGGGCTccttcggcgacgcgacgagacGCACACGGAAGAGCTTAAACGGCGCGAGAATTCCGTTCCGGAGAAGACTCCCGAACCCAGAAGGACGAGTTGGGTGCCGCCGGGTCGCACGAGCGTTACGAGTCCGAAACgcacgccgcctcgcgcgagccCTCGttcctcgacgcgttcggtcCTCTCCACGCCTCCGAGCGCCACGCGCCGCTCCCCCGGAGCAGCGGGAGGCGACGAATTCGGAGGGGGCGTCTTGGACCCAAAGCCGCACCCGAGCACGGTGGAATCCGCCAggctggaggcggaggagctcgcgacgcgtcggcgggttcgcgaggaaaccggcgtcgacgtcttcgccCCTTTCGGGTctccgcccgcggtggaccgGGACGTCGCGTACGGTTCAcgttcgacgccgtcccggcGCCAATTGCACCTTCGAAGCCCTCACAAACCTttagccgccgacgccgagacggCTTCGCTGCGAACCGAGTGCGCTTCGCTGAGGATCGAaaacgagcgcctcgcgcgggacgtcgcgcgctggcgcgcggaggcggccgccgtcgcggaccaGGCTCGCGAGTCCGAGCGCTCGACTTTCACGCGAGAACAGCGACGGCTGGAaaaggcgctcgccgacgccgactcgAAAAATAGAGTGTTGGCCACGGAGGCGAAGACGCTGCGGGattcgcgcgacgacgcgctggcgagcgccgTGGTTCAGGCGGGAACCGAGGCGAgggtcctccgcgacgagctcgaggcggtgagcgcggatTTGGAGGGGTCGAGACGCGATttgagcgccgcgattgCGAGGGAGGATGCGCTTCAATCCCgactcgcggcgcacgagaTTCAATTGGCGAATTATAAATCGCAATCGGCTTCGGCTCccaacgacgacgtggacaaGGAGAGGATCACGCGAGCCaacgcgaggatcgcggagctgacgaacgcgctcggcgaggtggaggacgaGCGGTTCGAGTtgaggcgcgcgctcgaggcgcacgtcaccgcgctcgtcgaggctAAAGTCGActcggcggagctcgcgggtACCGTCGCCGAGTTGCGGAAAGAACTCGCGAGGGTCAACGTGCGGTAccagcgggcggcggcgaggtgcgcgaagatggaggctcgcgaggtgcgcggggacgcggtggcgcgggtggggcatcgcgggtcggggcgggtcggggacgacgccgcgaactcTCCCGCGTGA